Proteins encoded by one window of Actinocorallia herbida:
- a CDS encoding cation diffusion facilitator family transporter produces MGASSAGSDDTGAGDPVGPAFDVGGGPGADQGESTFTVLVATGANLGIAVAKAIAGIISGSSAMLAEAAHSVADTVTELMLLTALRQSARPADEAHPLGYAAARYVWALLASVATFVGGAVFAIYDGINTLVVGEELGDPTISYIVLGVAFVLEGFSLRTGYRQMRGEAARARVPLRRYLRHTADTTVKAVVLEDSAALVGLVLAAGGLTGAHLTGSPVFDGVASLLIGALLVYVAWVLGRSNAELLVGRPLPARVREAIRAELLAVPEIQDVLELTTLIQGPAEALAAAKIDFLDTVTAAQIEWACERAESRLRERFPQIRRVYLDPTPGPGQRRRTGLDPFPDGSP; encoded by the coding sequence ATGGGGGCATCTTCGGCGGGATCTGATGACACCGGTGCGGGAGACCCCGTCGGCCCGGCCTTCGACGTCGGCGGCGGTCCCGGGGCCGATCAGGGCGAATCCACCTTCACCGTCCTCGTCGCGACCGGGGCCAACCTCGGGATCGCGGTCGCCAAGGCGATCGCGGGGATCATCAGCGGGTCGAGCGCGATGCTCGCCGAGGCCGCGCACTCCGTCGCCGACACGGTCACCGAGCTGATGCTGCTCACCGCCCTGCGGCAGAGCGCCCGCCCCGCGGACGAGGCACATCCTCTGGGCTACGCCGCGGCCCGCTACGTCTGGGCGCTGCTCGCCTCCGTCGCCACCTTCGTCGGCGGCGCGGTCTTCGCCATCTACGACGGGATCAACACCCTGGTCGTCGGGGAGGAACTCGGCGACCCGACCATCTCCTACATCGTCCTCGGCGTCGCGTTCGTCCTCGAGGGATTCAGCCTCCGCACCGGCTACCGCCAGATGCGCGGCGAGGCGGCCCGCGCGCGCGTCCCGCTCCGCCGCTACCTGCGGCACACCGCGGACACCACGGTCAAAGCGGTCGTGCTGGAGGACTCCGCGGCCCTGGTCGGCCTGGTCCTCGCCGCCGGGGGCCTCACCGGCGCCCACCTCACCGGCTCCCCGGTGTTCGACGGAGTCGCCTCGCTCCTCATCGGTGCCCTCCTCGTCTACGTCGCCTGGGTGCTGGGCCGCTCCAACGCCGAACTCCTCGTCGGCCGCCCCCTGCCCGCCCGCGTCCGCGAGGCGATCCGCGCCGAACTGCTCGCCGTGCCCGAGATCCAGGACGTCCTGGAACTGACCACCCTGATCCAGGGCCCGGCCGAGGCCCTCGCCGCCGCGAAGATCGACTTCCTGGACACCGTCACCGCCGCCCAGATCGAATGGGCCTGCGAACGCGCCGAGTCCCGCCTGCGCGAGCGCTTCCCGCAGATCCGCCGCGTCTACCTGGACCCGACCCCCGGCCCGGGCCAGCGCCGCCGCACCGGCCTCGACCCCTTCCCCGACGGAAGCCCCTGA
- a CDS encoding helix-turn-helix domain-containing protein, with the protein MSGNSPWNDLGAGRAEGVSGEAALAEGRREPLPEALGHRLAEIRRARGLTQEQVAERMGVTKSRVSQIEQGKISGQDVLSRYATALGGRLHQAIYFANGDISTIA; encoded by the coding sequence ATGAGCGGGAACTCGCCGTGGAACGACCTCGGGGCCGGGCGCGCCGAAGGCGTGAGCGGGGAGGCCGCGCTCGCCGAGGGCAGGCGGGAACCGCTCCCCGAAGCACTCGGGCACAGGCTCGCGGAGATCCGGCGAGCGCGCGGCCTCACCCAGGAACAGGTCGCCGAACGCATGGGCGTCACCAAGAGCCGGGTCTCCCAGATCGAACAGGGCAAGATCTCCGGCCAGGACGTCCTCTCCCGCTACGCCACGGCCCTGGGCGGCCGCCTCCACCAGGCCATCTACTTCGCCAACGGCGACATCAGCACGATCGCCTGA